One window from the genome of Streptomyces sp. NBC_00287 encodes:
- a CDS encoding acetylxylan esterase: MPAFDLPLPELERYRPPLDEPVGFDAFWRDTLKGAAQAEPLVSVRPVETGLRLIRTWDVTFRGFAGDPVRAWFSRPAHAPDALPAVVEFAGYGRGRGLPHERLTWVNAGYAHLLMDNRGQGDQYGNGGATPDPHAQAPGGPGPAVRGLLAPHDHHYRRLITDAVRAVTAVRALPGVDPSRTAAVGNSQGGGLALAVAGLVPDLAAALVTAPLLCGIRRALDLTDQGPYGEIAAYLSVHRGAEGAAYDTLAHMEGVSFARRAQAPAHFGVGLRDTVCPPSGAYAAFNQYAELTGTAPRKEIHAYPFNGHEGGDAVHVRRQLDWLAEVLEVSREPA, encoded by the coding sequence GTGCCCGCGTTCGACCTTCCCCTGCCCGAACTGGAGCGCTACCGTCCGCCCTTGGACGAGCCCGTCGGCTTCGACGCGTTCTGGCGGGACACCCTGAAAGGCGCCGCACAGGCCGAACCACTGGTGTCGGTACGCCCGGTGGAAACGGGACTGCGCCTGATCCGCACCTGGGACGTGACGTTCCGGGGCTTCGCGGGGGATCCGGTACGCGCGTGGTTCAGCCGACCTGCACATGCGCCGGACGCGTTGCCCGCGGTGGTCGAGTTCGCCGGATACGGCCGCGGTCGAGGCCTCCCCCATGAGCGCCTGACCTGGGTCAACGCCGGGTACGCGCATCTGCTGATGGACAACCGCGGGCAGGGCGACCAGTACGGCAACGGCGGCGCCACCCCCGACCCGCACGCCCAGGCTCCGGGCGGCCCCGGCCCGGCGGTACGCGGGCTGCTCGCTCCGCACGACCACCACTACCGCCGCTTGATCACGGACGCCGTCCGCGCGGTCACCGCCGTACGTGCCCTGCCCGGCGTGGACCCCTCACGCACCGCCGCCGTCGGCAACAGCCAGGGCGGCGGGCTCGCCCTGGCCGTGGCGGGCCTGGTCCCCGACCTGGCGGCGGCCCTGGTCACCGCCCCGCTGCTGTGCGGCATCCGAAGGGCCCTGGACCTCACGGACCAGGGCCCCTACGGCGAGATCGCCGCGTATCTCTCGGTCCACCGGGGCGCCGAGGGCGCCGCGTACGACACCCTCGCCCATATGGAGGGCGTCTCCTTCGCCCGCCGCGCCCAGGCCCCGGCCCACTTCGGCGTCGGTCTGCGCGACACGGTGTGCCCACCGAGCGGGGCGTACGCGGCCTTCAACCAGTACGCCGAACTGACGGGCACAGCACCGCGCAAGGAGATCCACGCCTACCCGTTCAACGGGCACGAGGGCGGGGACGCGGTGCATGTGCGGCGCCAACTCGACTGGTTGGCCGAGGTGTTGGAGGTCAGCCGAGAGCCAGCGTGA
- a CDS encoding ABC transporter permease, which produces MSTSTRSALRRDWQLYSLAVLPLLFFLVFRYLPMLGNVIAFRRFEPGGSIFGEQWVGLRYVEMFLSDPTFWQVFRNTLWLGGLTLVFCFPLPIVLALLLNEVRRRSLKRFVQSVSYLPHFLSIVIVAGITLQMLATDGPVNHVLGWFGHEPIRFIQEPEWFRTIYVGSEIWQTAGWGTILYLAALTTIDEDLYEAARIDGAGRWRQTWHVTLPGIRPTMITLLILNVGTFMAVGFEKVLLLYNPLTYQTSDVISTYVYRTGVESNSFSYAAAIGLFEAVIGLVLITSANTLSRRTVGTSLW; this is translated from the coding sequence ATGAGCACCTCCACCCGCTCTGCGCTGCGCCGCGACTGGCAGTTGTACTCGCTGGCCGTGCTGCCCCTGCTGTTCTTCCTGGTGTTCCGCTATCTGCCGATGCTCGGCAATGTGATCGCCTTCCGCCGCTTCGAGCCGGGCGGGTCGATCTTCGGTGAGCAGTGGGTGGGCCTGCGCTATGTGGAGATGTTTCTCTCCGACCCCACCTTCTGGCAGGTCTTCCGGAACACCCTGTGGCTCGGCGGGCTCACCCTCGTCTTCTGCTTCCCGCTCCCGATCGTGCTGGCGCTGCTGCTCAATGAGGTGCGCCGGCGGTCCCTGAAGCGGTTCGTGCAGTCGGTGTCGTACCTTCCGCACTTTCTGTCGATCGTGATCGTCGCCGGTATCACCCTGCAGATGCTCGCCACCGACGGCCCGGTCAACCATGTGCTGGGCTGGTTCGGGCATGAGCCGATCCGCTTCATCCAGGAACCCGAGTGGTTCCGCACGATCTACGTCGGTTCGGAGATCTGGCAGACCGCCGGCTGGGGCACGATCCTCTACCTCGCCGCGCTGACCACGATCGACGAGGACCTCTACGAGGCCGCCCGCATCGACGGCGCGGGCCGCTGGCGGCAGACCTGGCATGTCACCCTGCCGGGCATCCGGCCCACCATGATCACGCTGCTGATCCTCAATGTCGGCACCTTCATGGCCGTCGGCTTCGAGAAGGTCCTGCTGCTGTACAACCCGCTGACGTACCAGACCTCCGATGTGATCTCGACGTACGTCTACCGGACCGGTGTCGAGTCCAACAGCTTCAGCTACGCCGCCGCCATCGGTCTGTTCGAGGCGGTCATCGGCCTGGTCCTGATCACGTCCGCCAACACACTCTCGCGCCGCACAGTGGGGACCAGCCTGTGGTGA
- a CDS encoding carbohydrate ABC transporter permease: MVKPSRSYRVFQGVNGVILTLVVVVTLYPFLNIIARSFSGERQIRAGEVTLWPKGFNLTTYEIVFKDSMFWRNYGNTVLYTVVATVVAMVLTTCYAYVLSKKQLKGRGFLVGIAVFTMFFTGGLIPNYVLITSLGLKNSVWAIALPNAISVFNLLVMKAFFESLPTELEEAAQIDGLSTYGILLRIVLPLSKAVVATMVLFYSVSFWNSWFSAFLYMDRTDLMPVTVYLRNLIQGATGGSNAGAGTEQLSQVGANIQAVTIVLTALPILCVYPFVQRYFVSGVMLGAVKG; this comes from the coding sequence GTGGTGAAGCCGAGCCGTTCCTACCGGGTCTTCCAGGGCGTCAACGGGGTCATCCTCACCCTCGTCGTGGTCGTGACCCTGTACCCCTTCCTCAACATCATCGCGAGGTCGTTCAGCGGGGAGCGGCAGATCCGCGCCGGTGAAGTCACCTTGTGGCCCAAGGGGTTCAACCTCACCACGTACGAGATCGTCTTCAAGGACTCGATGTTCTGGCGGAACTACGGCAACACCGTGCTCTACACGGTCGTAGCGACCGTCGTGGCCATGGTTCTGACGACCTGTTATGCCTACGTCCTGTCGAAGAAGCAGCTCAAGGGGCGCGGATTCCTGGTGGGCATCGCCGTGTTCACCATGTTCTTCACCGGCGGGCTCATCCCCAACTACGTCCTGATCACCAGCCTCGGTCTGAAGAACAGCGTCTGGGCGATCGCCCTGCCCAACGCCATCAGCGTCTTCAACCTCCTGGTGATGAAGGCCTTCTTCGAGAGCCTGCCGACCGAGCTGGAGGAGGCCGCGCAGATCGACGGGCTGAGTACGTACGGCATCCTCCTCAGGATCGTGCTGCCGCTGTCCAAGGCGGTCGTCGCGACGATGGTGCTCTTCTACTCGGTGTCCTTCTGGAACTCCTGGTTCAGCGCCTTCCTCTACATGGACCGGACGGATCTGATGCCGGTCACCGTCTACTTGCGCAATCTCATCCAGGGCGCCACCGGAGGCTCCAACGCGGGCGCCGGGACCGAGCAGCTCAGCCAGGTCGGGGCGAACATCCAGGCGGTCACGATCGTGCTCACCGCGCTGCCGATCCTCTGCGTGTACCCGTTCGTCCAGCGCTACTTCGTCTCGGGCGTGATGCTCGGCGCCGTCAAGGGCTAA
- a CDS encoding ABC transporter substrate-binding protein, whose translation MNNSGQLSRRQILAAAGFIGLATLTGCGSGDEGGDSKDLSKKQNGAMKDYRAGQQFKAAEPLSFSLLHNNNPVYPTKNDWMFWKEVAKRTGITLKPVDVPLADYEKKRSVLIGAGDAPFLIPKTYHPSEVAFVSSGAILPVSEYVHLMPNYQDKVKKWQLEPELDSIRQSDGKYYLLPGLHEKVKSGYSLSFRTDVLDKLGLTLPTTWDEVYDVLKALKEEYPDKYPWTDRWSTNTPFPCGALFSYLGQSYGVKAGWTYDNITFDTKAQKFVFTAATDSYRQMVEFLRKIVAEKLLDPESFTQQDDQAVQKLLAEKSYAISANPQELVQNYRYNLEKQVKGAKIEMVPVPLGPAGPVVIGGARLENGVMVSSKALKSDTFVAMMQFVDWLWYSDEGQKLCKWGVEGVTYTESGGTPALKSGISLMGSDPDAPKDLQKDYGFFNGVFTYGGSWALVSSSFSPDEKKFQDAMAQREQLPIDPAHPLQSMEQEQATLWDTPLKDHAIQNTLKFVLGNRPLSEWDDYVTELKAKNMEQLVDLHNKAYERFKKENG comes from the coding sequence GTGAACAACTCGGGACAGCTGTCGCGGCGTCAGATCCTTGCCGCCGCCGGTTTCATCGGCCTCGCCACCCTCACCGGCTGCGGCAGCGGCGACGAAGGAGGCGACTCCAAGGACCTGTCGAAGAAGCAGAACGGCGCGATGAAGGACTATCGCGCCGGACAGCAGTTCAAGGCCGCCGAGCCGCTCTCCTTCTCGCTCCTGCACAACAACAACCCGGTCTACCCGACCAAGAACGACTGGATGTTCTGGAAGGAGGTCGCCAAGCGCACCGGGATCACCCTGAAGCCCGTCGACGTCCCCCTCGCCGACTACGAGAAGAAGCGAAGCGTCCTCATCGGTGCCGGTGACGCTCCCTTCCTGATCCCGAAGACGTACCACCCCTCCGAGGTCGCCTTCGTCTCCTCGGGCGCGATCCTCCCGGTCAGCGAGTACGTGCACCTGATGCCCAACTACCAGGACAAGGTGAAGAAGTGGCAGCTCGAACCCGAGCTGGACTCCATACGCCAGTCCGACGGCAAGTACTACCTGCTGCCCGGCCTGCACGAGAAGGTCAAGTCCGGCTACTCGCTGTCCTTCCGCACGGACGTCCTCGACAAGCTCGGCCTGACCCTGCCGACGACGTGGGACGAGGTCTACGACGTCCTGAAGGCGCTCAAGGAGGAGTATCCCGACAAGTACCCGTGGACCGACCGCTGGTCCACCAACACACCCTTCCCGTGCGGTGCGTTGTTCAGCTACCTGGGCCAGTCGTACGGGGTCAAGGCGGGCTGGACGTACGACAACATCACCTTCGACACCAAGGCGCAGAAGTTCGTCTTCACCGCCGCCACCGACAGTTACCGCCAGATGGTCGAGTTCCTGCGGAAGATCGTCGCCGAGAAGCTGCTGGACCCGGAGAGCTTCACCCAGCAGGACGATCAGGCCGTGCAGAAGCTGCTCGCCGAGAAGTCGTATGCGATCAGCGCCAACCCCCAGGAGCTGGTGCAGAACTACCGCTACAACCTGGAGAAGCAGGTCAAGGGAGCGAAGATCGAGATGGTGCCGGTGCCGCTCGGCCCGGCGGGCCCGGTGGTGATCGGCGGGGCTCGTCTCGAGAACGGCGTCATGGTCTCCAGCAAGGCCCTCAAGAGCGACACCTTCGTCGCGATGATGCAGTTCGTCGACTGGCTCTGGTACTCGGACGAGGGCCAGAAGCTCTGCAAGTGGGGCGTCGAGGGCGTCACCTACACCGAGTCCGGCGGCACTCCCGCGCTCAAGTCCGGCATCAGCCTGATGGGCTCCGACCCGGACGCCCCGAAGGATCTCCAGAAGGACTACGGCTTCTTCAACGGCGTCTTCACCTACGGCGGCAGCTGGGCCCTCGTCTCCTCCTCGTTCAGCCCGGACGAGAAGAAGTTCCAGGACGCCATGGCCCAGCGCGAGCAGCTCCCCATCGACCCCGCGCACCCGCTCCAGTCCATGGAGCAGGAGCAGGCCACCCTCTGGGACACCCCGCTCAAGGACCACGCCATCCAGAACACGCTCAAGTTCGTCCTCGGCAACCGCCCGCTGTCCGAATGGGACGACTACGTCACCGAGTTGAAGGCCAAGAACATGGAGCAGCTCGTCGACCTGCACAACAAGGCGTACGAACGCTTCAAGAAGGAGAACGGGTGA
- a CDS encoding GH39 family glycosyl hydrolase, giving the protein MIRVPAEPAGRLPDAWRHCVGTGRIELALRRDYQDSLALIQRDIGFRYIRGHGLLSDGMGVYRPYEWEGARRVHHSFTYVDQVIDAYLSLGIRPFLELGFMPAELASGERTVFWWRGNVTPPRSHREWAELVKATVTHLVDRYGLDEVRTWPIEVWNEPNLPDFWENADEKAYHRLYEVTAGAVKEVDASLQVGGPAISPGADEWLDRFAEFVEERDVPVDFVSKHAYTSGPAQHVPFGSYQTLAPAERLLEQFATPRERLKGTRLAELPVHITEFNSSYCPDNPVHDTAFNAAYLAPVLAGGGDHADSFSYWTFSDMFEEAGVPTALFHGGFGLLTHRQVRKPTYHLYAFMARMGPDLLARGEDHLVTRHADGRVTVLAWAPVDASGETPGPSRHRLRLQLPMGSWEAFVRRSTVDEEYGNARTAWQRMGSPRSPDAHQLTVLHEAAEPGRRHLRLPVADGRVELDLTLGRHEVTLVEVSPVADESPPWSDERRLLGREPR; this is encoded by the coding sequence GTGATCCGCGTCCCCGCCGAGCCGGCAGGCCGGCTCCCCGACGCCTGGCGCCACTGCGTCGGCACCGGCCGCATCGAACTCGCCCTGCGCCGCGACTACCAGGACTCGCTCGCCCTGATCCAGCGCGACATCGGCTTCCGGTACATCCGGGGGCACGGGCTGCTGAGCGACGGCATGGGGGTGTACCGGCCGTACGAGTGGGAGGGCGCCCGGCGCGTCCATCACTCGTTCACCTACGTCGACCAGGTGATCGACGCCTATCTGAGCCTCGGCATCCGTCCCTTCCTCGAACTCGGCTTCATGCCCGCCGAGTTGGCGTCGGGGGAGCGGACGGTGTTCTGGTGGCGGGGCAACGTCACCCCGCCCCGCTCGCACCGGGAGTGGGCCGAGCTGGTCAAGGCCACCGTGACCCACCTCGTCGACCGCTACGGCCTCGACGAGGTCCGCACCTGGCCCATCGAGGTGTGGAACGAGCCCAATCTGCCGGACTTCTGGGAGAACGCCGACGAAAAGGCGTACCACCGGCTGTACGAGGTGACCGCGGGCGCCGTGAAGGAGGTGGACGCGTCCCTCCAGGTCGGCGGTCCCGCGATCTCGCCGGGCGCGGACGAGTGGCTGGACCGCTTCGCCGAGTTCGTCGAAGAGCGGGACGTGCCCGTCGACTTCGTCTCCAAGCACGCCTACACCTCCGGCCCGGCCCAGCACGTTCCGTTCGGCTCGTACCAGACGCTCGCACCGGCGGAGCGCCTGCTGGAGCAGTTCGCCACGCCCCGCGAGCGCCTGAAGGGCACCCGTCTGGCCGAACTCCCCGTCCACATCACCGAGTTCAATTCCTCCTACTGCCCCGACAACCCCGTCCACGACACCGCGTTCAACGCCGCCTACCTCGCCCCCGTCCTCGCAGGCGGCGGCGACCACGCCGACTCCTTCTCCTACTGGACGTTCAGCGACATGTTCGAGGAGGCCGGCGTCCCCACCGCGCTCTTCCACGGCGGCTTCGGGCTCCTTACCCACCGACAGGTGCGGAAACCGACGTACCACCTCTACGCCTTCATGGCCCGGATGGGCCCCGATCTGCTCGCCCGGGGCGAGGACCACCTGGTGACACGGCACGCCGACGGTCGTGTCACCGTCCTCGCCTGGGCGCCCGTCGACGCGAGCGGCGAGACACCCGGGCCGTCGCGGCACCGGCTGCGCCTGCAGCTGCCCATGGGTTCCTGGGAGGCGTTCGTCCGCCGGTCCACCGTGGACGAGGAGTACGGCAACGCCCGTACCGCCTGGCAGCGGATGGGCAGCCCCCGCTCACCCGACGCGCACCAGCTCACCGTACTCCATGAGGCGGCCGAGCCCGGGCGCCGGCATCTGCGGCTGCCGGTGGCGGACGGGCGGGTGGAGCTGGACCTGACGCTGGGGCGGCACGAGGTGACGCTCGTCGAGGTCAGCCCGGTCGCGGACGAGAGTCCGCCCTGGTCGGACGAGCGCCGGCTGCTCGGTAGGGAGCCTCGGTGA